The following DNA comes from Sphingopyxis sp. BSN-002.
CTGGGCTTGCAGGGGCCGCTCGTCGCCGGCCGTCCGGTCGACGCATCGCATGTCGCAGCGACCGCGAAGCATTTCCTCGCCGATGGCGGTACCTTCGAGGGCAAGGACCAGGGCGATGCGAAGATCGGCGAAGAGGAACTCGTCGCCAGACATGCACAGGGCTATCCCGCCGCGATTGACGCCGGAACCCTGACCGTCATGGCCAGCTTCTCGAGCTGGAACGGGGTCAAGCACCACGGCAACAAGGGGCTGCTCACCGACGCGCTCAAGAACAAGATGGGGTTCGAAGGCTTCGTCGTCGGCGACTGGAACGGCCATGGCCAGGTTGCGGGATGCAGCGTCACCGATTGTCCGCAGTCGATCAACGCCGGGCTCGACATGTTCATGGCGCCCGACAGCTGGAAGGGCCTCTACGAGACGACGGTGAAGCAGGCGAAGGACGGCACCATCCCCGCCGCGCGGCTCGACGATGCGGTGCGCCGCATCCTGCGCGTCAAATACAAGCTCGGCCTGTTCGATGTCGAGCATGTCGACCGGGGCAATTTCGCCGCCGTCGGCGCGCCCGAACATCTGGCGATTGCGCGCGAGGCGGTCGCGAAATCGCTCGTCCTCCTCAAGAACAACGGCAGCGTGTTGCCGATCAAGGCCGGCGCGCGGGTGCTGGTCACAGGCCCCGGTGCGAACGACATGGCGCTCCAGTCGGGGGGCTGGACGATCAGCTGGCAGGGCACCGACGTCACCCACGCCGATTTCCCGAACGGGCAGACGATCTGGGAGGCGATGGACAAGGCGGTCCGCGATGCCGGCGGCATCGCGACGCTTTCGGATGATGGCGTCTACAAGGAAAAGCCCGACGTCGCGGTCGTCGTCTTCGGCGAGCATCCCTATGCCGAATTCCAGGGCGACGTTCCGACGCTCGACTATCAGCCCGCCGAGGCGACCGACCTTGCGACGCTGAAAAAGCTGAAGGCGGCGGGGATTCCCGTTGTCGCCCTGTTCCTCTCGGGTCGCCCGCTGTTTACAAACCCCGAAATCAACGCTGCCGACGCGTTCGTCGCGGCGTGGCTGCCGGGCTCGCAGGGCGACGGCGTCGCCGATGTGCTCGTTGCGGGCAAGGACGGCAAGACGCCGCGTGGTTTCACAGGCAAGCTGCCCTTCGCCTGGCCCGCCGACGCGCGCTCGCCCGTCGAAAAGCCGCAGTTCGATGTCGGGTACGGCCTGACCTATGCCGACCGGAAGACCGTGCCGCAGCTGTCGGAAAAAC
Coding sequences within:
- a CDS encoding glycoside hydrolase family 3 protein, whose product is MAQPANSGTADVHTALWPSAKSPAAITDPATEARIDALIAKMTIEQKVGQLVQGDISTITPKDLETYPLGSILAGGNSGPNGNERSTAEDWARLVGEFRAVSLRPQPNGVAIPIIFGVDAVHGHNNIPGATLFPHNIGLGAAHDPELLHRIGQVTAAEISGSGIEWTFAPTLAVPQDLRWGRSYEGYSSDPKLVADYAKAMVLGLQGPLVAGRPVDASHVAATAKHFLADGGTFEGKDQGDAKIGEEELVARHAQGYPAAIDAGTLTVMASFSSWNGVKHHGNKGLLTDALKNKMGFEGFVVGDWNGHGQVAGCSVTDCPQSINAGLDMFMAPDSWKGLYETTVKQAKDGTIPAARLDDAVRRILRVKYKLGLFDVEHVDRGNFAAVGAPEHLAIAREAVAKSLVLLKNNGSVLPIKAGARVLVTGPGANDMALQSGGWTISWQGTDVTHADFPNGQTIWEAMDKAVRDAGGIATLSDDGVYKEKPDVAVVVFGEHPYAEFQGDVPTLDYQPAEATDLATLKKLKAAGIPVVALFLSGRPLFTNPEINAADAFVAAWLPGSQGDGVADVLVAGKDGKTPRGFTGKLPFAWPADARSPVEKPQFDVGYGLTYADRKTVPQLSEKPGVDIAGMLNVENFFSGGRARTPWTLSIADAGGSRQVESGPLDSSYGLLKAKSVDVAAQEDGKSFVWTGAASFRLSGPSADMTRQLNNSFALRIDWRIDAAGPARLSLGDRAFDISALVAGAPAGKVSTIRIPLRCFADTGADLKKVSDAVTLSGDKGLALTLMSARVEAVGENLACPPAA